A single window of Anser cygnoides isolate HZ-2024a breed goose chromosome 12, Taihu_goose_T2T_genome, whole genome shotgun sequence DNA harbors:
- the CENPT gene encoding centromere protein T isoform X4, producing the protein MDGVRARREARRSGRRSLGDRLRGGPGPGKDNAAARRAPPRQRLAAFPDLDSDTPRALLRRVIRNQPQVSPLAPQIAEHKETEDAQSQPPSRRTSSMGELQLPDLVPEGTSIATFRMTRSRKKLSISEFERAADKRLPQNQAHSTLDSTLARSLHMSLGSVLAPDTVEKRGLFRRPKNRKAIDIAAFEGGVEQNMQRKAQNYLVDLQTASMIEAATLTSDAEIMLNNTELFAQPQSGEQNQKELPALEPQLSESETPVQRSKISNAMQEEGKLVGRVSSVGTEEGRTRRYSEEELINDREHVDSMTHVSQKTSANQGEDEQGHSQQSEPMEQLSDSEEVAGKPEMATSVRARSLSRHSHAFSSFEKSGTKPLKEAVEQADELEDRAAMGELDGSEEESTEDEAETEGQESKEGSMKTPMFVRAAAYSPLPLLSTPRPAKPAAQESPLQPRRAKPVPKSSGTSRKKKREPALASSYIKQIFRHYAKMPVARDAYKIVEKCCEKYFKQLSDDLEAYAHHAGRKTVEIADLELLMRRQGLVTDKMPLHVLIERYLPLEYRKLLIPVAVSGNKVIPSKSACLSGRW; encoded by the exons ATGGACGGCGTCAGGGCGCGGCGCGAGGCCAGGCGCAGCGGGAGGCGCAGCCTCGGGGACCGGCTTCGG ggcgggcccggccccgggaaGGACAACGCCGCCGCCAGAAGGGCCCCGCCGAGGCAGCGGCTGGCCGCCTTCCCCGACCTGGACAGCGACACGCCGCGGGCCCTGCTCCGGAGGGTCATCCGGAACC AACCACAAGTCTCACCTCTAGCACCTCAGATAGCTgaacacaaagaaacagaagatgcTCAATCACAGCCCCCATCCCGGAGAACTTCCAGCAT GGGGGAACTGCAACTGCCAGACCTTGTTCCTGAGGGTACATCTATCGCTACGTTCCGTATGACTAGGAGTAGAAAGAAActcagcatttctgaatttGAGAGAGCAGCAGACAAGCGACTTCCACAGAACCAAG CCCATTCAACGCTGGACAGCACTTTGGCTCG GTCTCTTCACATGTCACTTGGTTCCGTGCTTGCACCAGACACTGTTGAAAAGAGAGGCTTATTCCGGAGGCCAAAGAATCGCAAAGCTATTGACATTGCAGCTTTTGAAGGTGGAGTGGAACAGAACATGCAGAGAAAAG CACAGAACTATCTTGTGGACTTGCAAACGGCATCCATGATTGAAGCAGCCACGCTGACAAGCGATGCAGAAATCATGCTGAATAACACAGAGCTTTTTGCTCAGCCTCAGTCTGGTGAACAGAACCAAAAGGAACTTCCTGCTCTTGAACCACAGCTGTCAGAATCAGAAACCCCAGTGCAGAGAAGCAAGATTTCTAATGCAatgcaggaggaaggaaagcttGTAGGCCGGGTATCCAGTGTGGGCACGGAAGAGGGAAGGACCCGAAGATATTCCGAGGAAGAACTAATAAATGATCGTGAACATGTTGACAGCATGACTCATGTATCTCAGAAAACATCTGCGAACCAGGGAGAAGATGAGCAAGGTCATTCCCAGCAGAGTGAGCCAATGGAACAGCTTTCTGATTCAGAAGAGGTGGCTGGCA AACCAGAGATGGCCACAAGTGTTAGAGCCAGAAGCTTGAGCAGGCATTCTCatgctttttcctcctttgaaaaATCTGGGACAAAGCCATTAAAAGAAGCTGTTGAGCAAGCAGATGAGCTAGAAGACAGAGCTGCCATGGGAGAACTGGATGGTTCCGAAGAAGAATCTACTGAGGATGAAGCTGAAACAGAAGGCCAGGAGAGTAAAG agGGTTCCATGAAGACACCCATGTTTGTCCGTGCCGCAGCCTACAGTCCACTTCCCTTGCTGTCAACTCCACGTCCtgcaaaacctgctgctcagGA GTCTCCCCTGCAGCCACGGCGGGCTAAGCCTGTTCCAAAGAGCTCAGGAACGTCACGAAAGAAAAAGCGTGAGCCTGCACTAGCAAGCAGTTACATAAAGCAGATATTTAGGCATTATGCGAAAATGCCAGTGGCCAGAGATGCCTacaaaattgttgaaaaatg TTGTGAGAAATACTTCAAGCAGCTAAGCGATGATCTGGAAGCTTACGCCCACCATGCAGGGAGGAAGACAGTGGAGATAGCTGACCTGGAACTCCTTATGAGAAG GCAAGGGCTGGTGACAGACAAGATGCCGTTGCATGTGCTGATAGAGCGTTACCTCCCTCTGGAGTATAGGAAGCTACTGATTCCGGTTGCTGTGAGTGGAAATAAAGTGATCCCCAGCAAATCAGCATGCCTCTCTGGCAGGTGGTGA
- the CENPT gene encoding centromere protein T isoform X1: MDGVRARREARRSGRRSLGDRLRGGPGPGKDNAAARRAPPRQRLAAFPDLDSDTPRALLRRVIRNQPQVSPLAPQIAEHKETEDAQSQPPSRRTSSMGELQLPDLVPEGTSIATFRMTRSRKKLSISEFERAADKRLPQNQAHSTLDSTLARSLHMSLGSVLAPDTVEKRGLFRRPKNRKAIDIAAFEGGVEQNMQRKAQNYLVDLQTASMIEAATLTSDAEIMLNNTELFAQPQSGEQNQKELPALEPQLSESETPVQRSKISNAMQEEGKLVGRVSSVGTEEGRTRRYSEEELINDREHVDSMTHVSQKTSANQGEDEQGHSQQSEPMEQLSDSEEVAGTVNRWSSSLPSRRSSRSPVILKPRRSFSMSLREVVSRIIEELDVSDKEEEMANAVNEVEQEEISREAMEHHTNAGYSEHLEKKLTKKAESQIIVTPEEGGVAEGRVKHQDSPKAEPEMATSVRARSLSRHSHAFSSFEKSGTKPLKEAVEQADELEDRAAMGELDGSEEESTEDEAETEGQESKEGSMKTPMFVRAAAYSPLPLLSTPRPAKPAAQESPLQPRRAKPVPKSSGTSRKKKREPALASSYIKQIFRHYAKMPVARDAYKIVEKCCEKYFKQLSDDLEAYAHHAGRKTVEIADLELLMRRQGLVTDKMPLHVLIERYLPLEYRKLLIPVAVSGNKVIPSKSACLSGRW; the protein is encoded by the exons ATGGACGGCGTCAGGGCGCGGCGCGAGGCCAGGCGCAGCGGGAGGCGCAGCCTCGGGGACCGGCTTCGG ggcgggcccggccccgggaaGGACAACGCCGCCGCCAGAAGGGCCCCGCCGAGGCAGCGGCTGGCCGCCTTCCCCGACCTGGACAGCGACACGCCGCGGGCCCTGCTCCGGAGGGTCATCCGGAACC AACCACAAGTCTCACCTCTAGCACCTCAGATAGCTgaacacaaagaaacagaagatgcTCAATCACAGCCCCCATCCCGGAGAACTTCCAGCAT GGGGGAACTGCAACTGCCAGACCTTGTTCCTGAGGGTACATCTATCGCTACGTTCCGTATGACTAGGAGTAGAAAGAAActcagcatttctgaatttGAGAGAGCAGCAGACAAGCGACTTCCACAGAACCAAG CCCATTCAACGCTGGACAGCACTTTGGCTCG GTCTCTTCACATGTCACTTGGTTCCGTGCTTGCACCAGACACTGTTGAAAAGAGAGGCTTATTCCGGAGGCCAAAGAATCGCAAAGCTATTGACATTGCAGCTTTTGAAGGTGGAGTGGAACAGAACATGCAGAGAAAAG CACAGAACTATCTTGTGGACTTGCAAACGGCATCCATGATTGAAGCAGCCACGCTGACAAGCGATGCAGAAATCATGCTGAATAACACAGAGCTTTTTGCTCAGCCTCAGTCTGGTGAACAGAACCAAAAGGAACTTCCTGCTCTTGAACCACAGCTGTCAGAATCAGAAACCCCAGTGCAGAGAAGCAAGATTTCTAATGCAatgcaggaggaaggaaagcttGTAGGCCGGGTATCCAGTGTGGGCACGGAAGAGGGAAGGACCCGAAGATATTCCGAGGAAGAACTAATAAATGATCGTGAACATGTTGACAGCATGACTCATGTATCTCAGAAAACATCTGCGAACCAGGGAGAAGATGAGCAAGGTCATTCCCAGCAGAGTGAGCCAATGGAACAGCTTTCTGATTCAGAAGAGGTGGCTGGCA CTGTTAATAGGTGGAGCTCCTCTTTGCCATCCAGACGTTCAAGTAGATCCCCAGTCATTCTAAAGCCTAGGAGATCTTTCAGCATGTCTTTGAGAGAAGTTGTGTCCCGTATAATTGAAGAACTAGATGTAAGCGATAAAGAAGAAGAGATGGCTAATGCAGTGAATGAAGTAGAACAGGAAGAGATTTCCAGAGAGG CTATGGAACATCATACAAATGCTGGATATTCTGAACATTTAGAGAAGAAACtgacaaaaaaagcagaatcacAGATAATTGTGACtccagaagaagggggagtagCGGAAGGCAGAGTTAAACACCAAGACTCTCCCAAGGCTG AACCAGAGATGGCCACAAGTGTTAGAGCCAGAAGCTTGAGCAGGCATTCTCatgctttttcctcctttgaaaaATCTGGGACAAAGCCATTAAAAGAAGCTGTTGAGCAAGCAGATGAGCTAGAAGACAGAGCTGCCATGGGAGAACTGGATGGTTCCGAAGAAGAATCTACTGAGGATGAAGCTGAAACAGAAGGCCAGGAGAGTAAAG agGGTTCCATGAAGACACCCATGTTTGTCCGTGCCGCAGCCTACAGTCCACTTCCCTTGCTGTCAACTCCACGTCCtgcaaaacctgctgctcagGA GTCTCCCCTGCAGCCACGGCGGGCTAAGCCTGTTCCAAAGAGCTCAGGAACGTCACGAAAGAAAAAGCGTGAGCCTGCACTAGCAAGCAGTTACATAAAGCAGATATTTAGGCATTATGCGAAAATGCCAGTGGCCAGAGATGCCTacaaaattgttgaaaaatg TTGTGAGAAATACTTCAAGCAGCTAAGCGATGATCTGGAAGCTTACGCCCACCATGCAGGGAGGAAGACAGTGGAGATAGCTGACCTGGAACTCCTTATGAGAAG GCAAGGGCTGGTGACAGACAAGATGCCGTTGCATGTGCTGATAGAGCGTTACCTCCCTCTGGAGTATAGGAAGCTACTGATTCCGGTTGCTGTGAGTGGAAATAAAGTGATCCCCAGCAAATCAGCATGCCTCTCTGGCAGGTGGTGA
- the CENPT gene encoding centromere protein T isoform X2, whose protein sequence is MDGVRARREARRSGRRSLGDRLRGGPGPGKDNAAARRAPPRQRLAAFPDLDSDTPRALLRRVIRNQPQVSPLAPQIAEHKETEDAQSQPPSRRTSSMGELQLPDLVPEGTSIATFRMTRSRKKLSISEFERAADKRLPQNQAHSTLDSTLARSLHMSLGSVLAPDTVEKRGLFRRPKNRKAIDIAAFEGGVEQNMQRKAQNYLVDLQTASMIEAATLTSDAEIMLNNTELFAQPQSGEQNQKELPALEPQLSESETPVQRSKISNAMQEEGKLVGRVSSVGTEEGRTRRYSEEELINDREHVDSMTHVSQKTSANQGEDEQGHSQQSEPMEQLSDSEEVAGTMEHHTNAGYSEHLEKKLTKKAESQIIVTPEEGGVAEGRVKHQDSPKAEPEMATSVRARSLSRHSHAFSSFEKSGTKPLKEAVEQADELEDRAAMGELDGSEEESTEDEAETEGQESKEGSMKTPMFVRAAAYSPLPLLSTPRPAKPAAQESPLQPRRAKPVPKSSGTSRKKKREPALASSYIKQIFRHYAKMPVARDAYKIVEKCCEKYFKQLSDDLEAYAHHAGRKTVEIADLELLMRRQGLVTDKMPLHVLIERYLPLEYRKLLIPVAVSGNKVIPSKSACLSGRW, encoded by the exons ATGGACGGCGTCAGGGCGCGGCGCGAGGCCAGGCGCAGCGGGAGGCGCAGCCTCGGGGACCGGCTTCGG ggcgggcccggccccgggaaGGACAACGCCGCCGCCAGAAGGGCCCCGCCGAGGCAGCGGCTGGCCGCCTTCCCCGACCTGGACAGCGACACGCCGCGGGCCCTGCTCCGGAGGGTCATCCGGAACC AACCACAAGTCTCACCTCTAGCACCTCAGATAGCTgaacacaaagaaacagaagatgcTCAATCACAGCCCCCATCCCGGAGAACTTCCAGCAT GGGGGAACTGCAACTGCCAGACCTTGTTCCTGAGGGTACATCTATCGCTACGTTCCGTATGACTAGGAGTAGAAAGAAActcagcatttctgaatttGAGAGAGCAGCAGACAAGCGACTTCCACAGAACCAAG CCCATTCAACGCTGGACAGCACTTTGGCTCG GTCTCTTCACATGTCACTTGGTTCCGTGCTTGCACCAGACACTGTTGAAAAGAGAGGCTTATTCCGGAGGCCAAAGAATCGCAAAGCTATTGACATTGCAGCTTTTGAAGGTGGAGTGGAACAGAACATGCAGAGAAAAG CACAGAACTATCTTGTGGACTTGCAAACGGCATCCATGATTGAAGCAGCCACGCTGACAAGCGATGCAGAAATCATGCTGAATAACACAGAGCTTTTTGCTCAGCCTCAGTCTGGTGAACAGAACCAAAAGGAACTTCCTGCTCTTGAACCACAGCTGTCAGAATCAGAAACCCCAGTGCAGAGAAGCAAGATTTCTAATGCAatgcaggaggaaggaaagcttGTAGGCCGGGTATCCAGTGTGGGCACGGAAGAGGGAAGGACCCGAAGATATTCCGAGGAAGAACTAATAAATGATCGTGAACATGTTGACAGCATGACTCATGTATCTCAGAAAACATCTGCGAACCAGGGAGAAGATGAGCAAGGTCATTCCCAGCAGAGTGAGCCAATGGAACAGCTTTCTGATTCAGAAGAGGTGGCTGGCA CTATGGAACATCATACAAATGCTGGATATTCTGAACATTTAGAGAAGAAACtgacaaaaaaagcagaatcacAGATAATTGTGACtccagaagaagggggagtagCGGAAGGCAGAGTTAAACACCAAGACTCTCCCAAGGCTG AACCAGAGATGGCCACAAGTGTTAGAGCCAGAAGCTTGAGCAGGCATTCTCatgctttttcctcctttgaaaaATCTGGGACAAAGCCATTAAAAGAAGCTGTTGAGCAAGCAGATGAGCTAGAAGACAGAGCTGCCATGGGAGAACTGGATGGTTCCGAAGAAGAATCTACTGAGGATGAAGCTGAAACAGAAGGCCAGGAGAGTAAAG agGGTTCCATGAAGACACCCATGTTTGTCCGTGCCGCAGCCTACAGTCCACTTCCCTTGCTGTCAACTCCACGTCCtgcaaaacctgctgctcagGA GTCTCCCCTGCAGCCACGGCGGGCTAAGCCTGTTCCAAAGAGCTCAGGAACGTCACGAAAGAAAAAGCGTGAGCCTGCACTAGCAAGCAGTTACATAAAGCAGATATTTAGGCATTATGCGAAAATGCCAGTGGCCAGAGATGCCTacaaaattgttgaaaaatg TTGTGAGAAATACTTCAAGCAGCTAAGCGATGATCTGGAAGCTTACGCCCACCATGCAGGGAGGAAGACAGTGGAGATAGCTGACCTGGAACTCCTTATGAGAAG GCAAGGGCTGGTGACAGACAAGATGCCGTTGCATGTGCTGATAGAGCGTTACCTCCCTCTGGAGTATAGGAAGCTACTGATTCCGGTTGCTGTGAGTGGAAATAAAGTGATCCCCAGCAAATCAGCATGCCTCTCTGGCAGGTGGTGA
- the CENPT gene encoding centromere protein T isoform X3 produces the protein MGELQLPDLVPEGTSIATFRMTRSRKKLSISEFERAADKRLPQNQAHSTLDSTLARSLHMSLGSVLAPDTVEKRGLFRRPKNRKAIDIAAFEGGVEQNMQRKAQNYLVDLQTASMIEAATLTSDAEIMLNNTELFAQPQSGEQNQKELPALEPQLSESETPVQRSKISNAMQEEGKLVGRVSSVGTEEGRTRRYSEEELINDREHVDSMTHVSQKTSANQGEDEQGHSQQSEPMEQLSDSEEVAGTVNRWSSSLPSRRSSRSPVILKPRRSFSMSLREVVSRIIEELDVSDKEEEMANAVNEVEQEEISREAMEHHTNAGYSEHLEKKLTKKAESQIIVTPEEGGVAEGRVKHQDSPKAEPEMATSVRARSLSRHSHAFSSFEKSGTKPLKEAVEQADELEDRAAMGELDGSEEESTEDEAETEGQESKEGSMKTPMFVRAAAYSPLPLLSTPRPAKPAAQESPLQPRRAKPVPKSSGTSRKKKREPALASSYIKQIFRHYAKMPVARDAYKIVEKCCEKYFKQLSDDLEAYAHHAGRKTVEIADLELLMRRQGLVTDKMPLHVLIERYLPLEYRKLLIPVAVSGNKVIPSKSACLSGRW, from the exons AT GGGGGAACTGCAACTGCCAGACCTTGTTCCTGAGGGTACATCTATCGCTACGTTCCGTATGACTAGGAGTAGAAAGAAActcagcatttctgaatttGAGAGAGCAGCAGACAAGCGACTTCCACAGAACCAAG CCCATTCAACGCTGGACAGCACTTTGGCTCG GTCTCTTCACATGTCACTTGGTTCCGTGCTTGCACCAGACACTGTTGAAAAGAGAGGCTTATTCCGGAGGCCAAAGAATCGCAAAGCTATTGACATTGCAGCTTTTGAAGGTGGAGTGGAACAGAACATGCAGAGAAAAG CACAGAACTATCTTGTGGACTTGCAAACGGCATCCATGATTGAAGCAGCCACGCTGACAAGCGATGCAGAAATCATGCTGAATAACACAGAGCTTTTTGCTCAGCCTCAGTCTGGTGAACAGAACCAAAAGGAACTTCCTGCTCTTGAACCACAGCTGTCAGAATCAGAAACCCCAGTGCAGAGAAGCAAGATTTCTAATGCAatgcaggaggaaggaaagcttGTAGGCCGGGTATCCAGTGTGGGCACGGAAGAGGGAAGGACCCGAAGATATTCCGAGGAAGAACTAATAAATGATCGTGAACATGTTGACAGCATGACTCATGTATCTCAGAAAACATCTGCGAACCAGGGAGAAGATGAGCAAGGTCATTCCCAGCAGAGTGAGCCAATGGAACAGCTTTCTGATTCAGAAGAGGTGGCTGGCA CTGTTAATAGGTGGAGCTCCTCTTTGCCATCCAGACGTTCAAGTAGATCCCCAGTCATTCTAAAGCCTAGGAGATCTTTCAGCATGTCTTTGAGAGAAGTTGTGTCCCGTATAATTGAAGAACTAGATGTAAGCGATAAAGAAGAAGAGATGGCTAATGCAGTGAATGAAGTAGAACAGGAAGAGATTTCCAGAGAGG CTATGGAACATCATACAAATGCTGGATATTCTGAACATTTAGAGAAGAAACtgacaaaaaaagcagaatcacAGATAATTGTGACtccagaagaagggggagtagCGGAAGGCAGAGTTAAACACCAAGACTCTCCCAAGGCTG AACCAGAGATGGCCACAAGTGTTAGAGCCAGAAGCTTGAGCAGGCATTCTCatgctttttcctcctttgaaaaATCTGGGACAAAGCCATTAAAAGAAGCTGTTGAGCAAGCAGATGAGCTAGAAGACAGAGCTGCCATGGGAGAACTGGATGGTTCCGAAGAAGAATCTACTGAGGATGAAGCTGAAACAGAAGGCCAGGAGAGTAAAG agGGTTCCATGAAGACACCCATGTTTGTCCGTGCCGCAGCCTACAGTCCACTTCCCTTGCTGTCAACTCCACGTCCtgcaaaacctgctgctcagGA GTCTCCCCTGCAGCCACGGCGGGCTAAGCCTGTTCCAAAGAGCTCAGGAACGTCACGAAAGAAAAAGCGTGAGCCTGCACTAGCAAGCAGTTACATAAAGCAGATATTTAGGCATTATGCGAAAATGCCAGTGGCCAGAGATGCCTacaaaattgttgaaaaatg TTGTGAGAAATACTTCAAGCAGCTAAGCGATGATCTGGAAGCTTACGCCCACCATGCAGGGAGGAAGACAGTGGAGATAGCTGACCTGGAACTCCTTATGAGAAG GCAAGGGCTGGTGACAGACAAGATGCCGTTGCATGTGCTGATAGAGCGTTACCTCCCTCTGGAGTATAGGAAGCTACTGATTCCGGTTGCTGTGAGTGGAAATAAAGTGATCCCCAGCAAATCAGCATGCCTCTCTGGCAGGTGGTGA
- the CENPT gene encoding centromere protein T isoform X5, translated as MSLGSVLAPDTVEKRGLFRRPKNRKAIDIAAFEGGVEQNMQRKAQNYLVDLQTASMIEAATLTSDAEIMLNNTELFAQPQSGEQNQKELPALEPQLSESETPVQRSKISNAMQEEGKLVGRVSSVGTEEGRTRRYSEEELINDREHVDSMTHVSQKTSANQGEDEQGHSQQSEPMEQLSDSEEVAGTVNRWSSSLPSRRSSRSPVILKPRRSFSMSLREVVSRIIEELDVSDKEEEMANAVNEVEQEEISREAMEHHTNAGYSEHLEKKLTKKAESQIIVTPEEGGVAEGRVKHQDSPKAEPEMATSVRARSLSRHSHAFSSFEKSGTKPLKEAVEQADELEDRAAMGELDGSEEESTEDEAETEGQESKEGSMKTPMFVRAAAYSPLPLLSTPRPAKPAAQESPLQPRRAKPVPKSSGTSRKKKREPALASSYIKQIFRHYAKMPVARDAYKIVEKCCEKYFKQLSDDLEAYAHHAGRKTVEIADLELLMRRQGLVTDKMPLHVLIERYLPLEYRKLLIPVAVSGNKVIPSKSACLSGRW; from the exons ATGTCACTTGGTTCCGTGCTTGCACCAGACACTGTTGAAAAGAGAGGCTTATTCCGGAGGCCAAAGAATCGCAAAGCTATTGACATTGCAGCTTTTGAAGGTGGAGTGGAACAGAACATGCAGAGAAAAG CACAGAACTATCTTGTGGACTTGCAAACGGCATCCATGATTGAAGCAGCCACGCTGACAAGCGATGCAGAAATCATGCTGAATAACACAGAGCTTTTTGCTCAGCCTCAGTCTGGTGAACAGAACCAAAAGGAACTTCCTGCTCTTGAACCACAGCTGTCAGAATCAGAAACCCCAGTGCAGAGAAGCAAGATTTCTAATGCAatgcaggaggaaggaaagcttGTAGGCCGGGTATCCAGTGTGGGCACGGAAGAGGGAAGGACCCGAAGATATTCCGAGGAAGAACTAATAAATGATCGTGAACATGTTGACAGCATGACTCATGTATCTCAGAAAACATCTGCGAACCAGGGAGAAGATGAGCAAGGTCATTCCCAGCAGAGTGAGCCAATGGAACAGCTTTCTGATTCAGAAGAGGTGGCTGGCA CTGTTAATAGGTGGAGCTCCTCTTTGCCATCCAGACGTTCAAGTAGATCCCCAGTCATTCTAAAGCCTAGGAGATCTTTCAGCATGTCTTTGAGAGAAGTTGTGTCCCGTATAATTGAAGAACTAGATGTAAGCGATAAAGAAGAAGAGATGGCTAATGCAGTGAATGAAGTAGAACAGGAAGAGATTTCCAGAGAGG CTATGGAACATCATACAAATGCTGGATATTCTGAACATTTAGAGAAGAAACtgacaaaaaaagcagaatcacAGATAATTGTGACtccagaagaagggggagtagCGGAAGGCAGAGTTAAACACCAAGACTCTCCCAAGGCTG AACCAGAGATGGCCACAAGTGTTAGAGCCAGAAGCTTGAGCAGGCATTCTCatgctttttcctcctttgaaaaATCTGGGACAAAGCCATTAAAAGAAGCTGTTGAGCAAGCAGATGAGCTAGAAGACAGAGCTGCCATGGGAGAACTGGATGGTTCCGAAGAAGAATCTACTGAGGATGAAGCTGAAACAGAAGGCCAGGAGAGTAAAG agGGTTCCATGAAGACACCCATGTTTGTCCGTGCCGCAGCCTACAGTCCACTTCCCTTGCTGTCAACTCCACGTCCtgcaaaacctgctgctcagGA GTCTCCCCTGCAGCCACGGCGGGCTAAGCCTGTTCCAAAGAGCTCAGGAACGTCACGAAAGAAAAAGCGTGAGCCTGCACTAGCAAGCAGTTACATAAAGCAGATATTTAGGCATTATGCGAAAATGCCAGTGGCCAGAGATGCCTacaaaattgttgaaaaatg TTGTGAGAAATACTTCAAGCAGCTAAGCGATGATCTGGAAGCTTACGCCCACCATGCAGGGAGGAAGACAGTGGAGATAGCTGACCTGGAACTCCTTATGAGAAG GCAAGGGCTGGTGACAGACAAGATGCCGTTGCATGTGCTGATAGAGCGTTACCTCCCTCTGGAGTATAGGAAGCTACTGATTCCGGTTGCTGTGAGTGGAAATAAAGTGATCCCCAGCAAATCAGCATGCCTCTCTGGCAGGTGGTGA
- the THAP11 gene encoding THAP domain-containing protein 11: protein MPGFTCCVPGCYNNSHRDKALHFYTFPKDEELRRLWLKNVSRAGVSGCFSTFQPTTGHRVCSEHFQGGRKSYLVRVPTIFPLRGVNERKAARAARRPRPAAAAAAAAAAAAAAAAAAQGPGPAAEAPAGGAAEDVKPIDLTVQVELGAAAAAGPGPGPGRLPVAVGEEGPLEGGPPDHSYSLSSGTTSEELLRKLNEQRDIIALLEVKMKEMKGSIRRLRLAEAQLREEIREKDRLLHAASAGARKRHGL, encoded by the coding sequence ATGCCGGGCTTCACCTGCTGCGTGCCGGGCTGCTACAACAACTCGCACCGCGACAAGGCGCTGCACTTCTACACCTTCCCCAAGGACGAGGAGCTGCGGCGCCTCTGGCTGAAGAACGTGTCCCGGGCGGGCGTCAGCGGCTGCTTCAGCACCTTCCAGCCCACCACCGGCCACCGCGTCTGCAGCGAGCACTTCCAGGGCGGCCGCAAGTCCTACCTGGTGCGGGTGCCCACCATCTTCCCCCTGCGCGGCGTCAACGAGCGCAAGGCGGCgcgggccgcccgccgcccccgccccgccgccgctgccgccgccgctgccgccgccgccgccgccgccgccgccgccgcgcagggccccggccccgccgccgagGCCCCGGCAGGGGGCGCGGCCGAGGACGTGAAGCCCATCGACCTGACGGTGCAGGTGGAGCTCGGGGCCGCGGCGGcagccgggcccggccccggccccgggaggcTGCCGGTGGCGGTAGGGGAGGAGGGTCCGCTGGAGGGCGGCCCCCCGGACCACTCGTACTCGCTGTCGTCGGGCACCACGtcggaggagctgctgaggaagCTCAACGAGCAGCGCGACATCATCGCGCTGCTGGAGGTGAAGATGAAGGAGATGAAGGGCAGCATCCGCCGCCTGCGCCTGGCCGAGGCCCAGCTCCGCGAGGAGATCCGCGAGAAGGACCGGCTGCTCCACGCCGCCAGCGCCGGGGCCCGCAAGCGCCACGGGCTCTGA